A region of Vigna radiata var. radiata cultivar VC1973A chromosome 10, Vradiata_ver6, whole genome shotgun sequence DNA encodes the following proteins:
- the LOC106775953 gene encoding uncharacterized protein LOC106775953 isoform X3 produces the protein MASTIPSEWIWLPTSKSSASLNDKAHCPKRQSICELEGDTSVNEILNQQFKMYSSLSQTCSDTNMVQSLVPIWEEQQKRTGIHEATMPSDPGKPLPEDVMKLFSGSLDFEKKFIELCSEVGTLFCTPSGKELSETDIIGSASPPATLCKNAKFQTEGTDANLEMLTMDEIQSTEIIGSVDIKAVDKEAKNLLKWLATSQAVEDINSDDDLAYETILTPLLPAATIDKVLEEANIAYESESQKECQDILDSTDDMLELEFPKEKPSLSFGYNCPIGNRKLPQVDGSNDDNFSDQCGSLAGTSSLADINSEFKSASEYHVLHSTGTSTVSKDRRNKKWGSLPLSAIDQVNNDGERATLLVTHPVESNIGDSACSDHLTINEVSSSACILRNKDTNASDSKEVHRSVTCSLRDLMRRKRSYRVEQAEYDSGTTKKLLLGRHEEPDVCFGQKQLNLKTMQIDVEEMENQKICELEVSNHANLLHGKLLLSTGSDGPLHGSRPKDECFGQHEMEGIEASTVLRNCTKGGSALMHGGPGLHKPEKSCLFDSIDQSVACRDENLKGGLTFTKHVASDTYIKSPFLDTQFRTAAVHEVRAPESSPQTDSSASTSVQSAFIIDRVSGKYNFVDQNSHQSLSFVEHDQIMFCENSVKKSDANDVQVLLSEKLENHKVDENLLHEIIDSEPTDLKGNHPKLTEVTTSKNPPGDKNLESTAICNTYLHLDEDSSDEMTGDDLNVFLPISARNSKKGMETCNEYFTNKTLTSNGTKVANTLYQNDGSHLYLLTPNILPPSVDTVHRWLLHNERGHSVEHIHQETDAENKDVPKCASESEPPIRPKLHEDAESEQNPKCNGEGQTERVKTLLDDSQDTSQISAPDGKSIYTPLSQIGFRDPASVGCGQQLTLLSIEILADSRADLLPDPQFDGINIIALGFQNDSDSDVEVLVLLRSKFVTCQRNFDGLSGSKVLVFTDEKLLLKEFIKIVSSSDPDILMGWDIQGSSLGFLAERASHLGLGLLNNLSRTPSESLISSDDTKTSEKDMLELDIDDTPSLDCCVPENSIIEDEWGRTHASGVHVGGRIVLNVWRLIRGEVKLNLYSVESVAESVLRRKIPSFHHKVLTKWFSSGPGRARYRCIKYVIERVKLNLEILNQLDMVNRTSELARVFGIEFFSVLSRGSQYRVESMFLRLAHTQNYLAISPGNQQPSPTRFYRSAVQTPMYHALSLCGLGKVNVASQPAMECLPLVMEPESGFYSDPVVVLDFQSLYPSMIIAYNLCFCTCLGKVVGSKANTLGVSPFSPEQHVLQELKDQILLTPNGVMFVPSKVRRGILPRLLEEILTTRIMVKQAIKKLAPAEKVLQRIFNARQLALKLIANVTYGYTAAGFSGRMPCAELADSIVQCGRSTLEKAISFVNQHEKWNARVIYGDTDSMFVLLRGRTLKESFQIGSEIASAISAMNPNPVSLKMEKVYHPCFLLTKKRYVGYSYESPHQMEPVFDAKGIETVRRDTCGAVAKIMEKSLRLFFQQQDLLEVKTYLQRQWKRILSGKFCLKDFIFAKEVRLGTYSARMSSLPPAAIVATKAMTVDRRAEPRYAERIPYVVIHGEPGARLVDMVVDPLEVLAIDSPYRINDLYYINKQIIPALQRVFGLVAADLNHWFSEMPRPTREASAKHKLTSNSHRTRIDYYYLSKHCVLCGRLAQASAHLCNQCSENEVAASTALISKTSKLEQAMQHLVAICHHCGGGDRLLESGVKCTSISCMVFFERRKVQKELLAATHVAADKDLYPRCRVEWF, from the exons ATGGCTTCCACAATTCCATCTGAGTGGATATGGTTACCCACAAGCAAATCCAGTGCTTCTTTAAATGATAAGGCTCACTGTCCTAAACGCCAAAGCATCTGTGAGCTTGAAGGAGATACTTCTGTGAATG AGATTCTTAATCAGCAGTTTAAAATGTATTCATCTCTCTCACAAACATGCTCAGATACCAACATGGTTCAGTCACTTGTACCAATATGGGAG GAACAACAGAAGCGGACTGGGATTCATGAGGCTACTATGCCTTCTGATCCCGGCAAACCACTTCCAGAAGATGTTATGAAACTTTTCTCTGGTAGTCTGGACTTtgagaaaaaatttattgagtTATGCAGTGAAGTTGGAACCTTATTTTGTACTCCTTCTGGGAAGGAATTGAG CGAAACAGACATAATAGGGTCAGCATCACCACCTGCTACATTATGCAAAAATGCCAAATTCCAAACAGAAGGGACTGACGCCAACCTTGAAATGTTGACTATGGATGAAATTCAGTCAACTGAAATAATTGGATCGGTGGACATAAAG GCTGTTGATAAGGAAGCGAAAAATCTTCTTAAGTGGCTTGCAACTTCTCAAGCTGTAGAGGATATAAACTCTGATGATGATCTTGCTTATGAAACAATCTTGACTCCCTTGTTGCCTGCtgcaacaattgataaagtgtTGGAGGAAGCTAATATCGCCTATGAGAGTGAGTCCCAGAAGGAGTGTCAGGATATTCTAGATTCAACTGATGATATGCTTGAGTTGGAGTTTCCAAAGGAAAAGCCTTCTCTTTCCTTTGGTTACAATTGTCCTATTGGAAATAGGAAATTACCCCAAGTTGATGGTTCTAATGATGACAATTTCTCAGATCAATGTGGTAGTTTGGCTGGAACCTCTTCTTTAGCAGATATAAACAGTGAATTCAAAAGCGCCTCTGAGTACCATGTTCTGCATAGTACAGGCACGAGCACAGTTAGTAAAGATAGAAGGAATAAGAAATGGGGGTCTTTGCCTTTATCTGCGATTGATCAGGTTAATAACGATGGAGAGCGAGCTACTTTACTTGTGACTCATCCAGTTGAAAGTAATATTGGAGATTCTGCTTGCTCAGATCACCTAACAATAAATGAGGTTAGTAGTAGTGCTTGTATTTTAAGGAACAAGGACACAAATGCGTCAGATTCGAAAGAAGTACACAGATCAGTTACCTGTTCTTTGCGGGACTTGATGAGGCGAAAGCGATCCTATCGAGTTGAACAAGCTGAATATGACTCGGGAACTACTAAAAAGCTTCTTTTAGGCAGGCATGAGGAACCAGATGTATGCTTTGGGCAAAAGCAACTGAATTTAAAAACAATGCAAATTGATGTAGAAGAGATGGAAAACCAAAAGATTTGTGAACTTGAAGTTAGCAATCATGCTAATTTATTGCATGGGAAACTGCTCCTTTCAACTGGCAGTGATGGTCCTTTACACGGTAGTAGGCCAAAAGATGAATGTTTTGGTCAACATGAAATGGAAGGTATAGAAGCAAGTACAGTATTGAGGAACTGTACAAAAGGAGGTTCTGCTTTAATGCATGGTGGACCAGGGCTCCATAAGCCTGAAAAATCATGTTTATTTGATTCCATAGATCAATCTGTGGCTTGCAGGGATGAAAACCTTAAGGGTGGCTTGACTTTTACGAAGCATGTAGCTTCTGATACATATATCAAAAGTCCCTTTTTAGACACTCAGTTCAGAACAGCTGCTGTTCATGAAGTCAGAGCTCCCGAGAGCAGTCCACAAACTGATTCTTCTGCTTCAACTAGTGTGCAAAGCGCGTTCATTATTGATAGAGTGTCtggtaaatataattttgtggATCAAAATTCTCACCAAAGCTTATCATTTGTGGAACATGATCAGATAATGTTTTGTGAGAATTCTGTGAAGAAAAGTGATGCAAATGATGTGCAAGTATTGCTTAGTGAAAAGCTGGAGAATCACAAGGTGGATGAAAATTTGTTGCATGAGATCATTGACTCTGAACCCACTGACCTAAAGGGTAATCACCCAAAATTAACTGAAGTAACCACAAGCAAGAACCCCCCGGGTGATAAGAATCTTGAAAGTACAGCAATCTGTAATACCTATTTACATTTGGATGAAGATAGCTCTGATGAAATGACAG GTGATGATCTGAATGTCTTTCTTCCAATTTCTGCAAGGAATTCTAAGAAAGGGATGGAAACTTGCAACgagtattttacaaataaaaccCTTACATCTAATGGGACAAAGGTTGCCAACACTCTCTACCAAAATGATGGCTCTCACCTTTACCTATTAACGCCTAATATTTTGCCTCCTTCTGTGGATACTGTGCATAGATGGCTACTTCATAATGAGAGAG GGCATAGTGTTGAGCATATACATCAAGAAACAGATGCAGAGAACAAGGATGTACCTAAATGTGCTTCTGAGTCTGAACCTCCTATTAGGCCTAAGCTGCATGAAGATGCTGAATCAGAACAGAACCCCAAATGCAATGGAGAAGGACAAACAGAAAGAGTGAAAACACTTCTAGATGACTCACAAGATACTTCTCAGATATCTGCCCCTGATGGAAAATCAATCTATACCCCTCTAAGTCAAATTGGATTTCGAGACCCTGCAAGTGTTGGCTGTGGACAGCAACTGACATTACTTAGTATAGAG ATTCTTGCAGACTCTAGAGCAGACCTTTTACCTGATCCTCAATTTGATGGCATCAACATTATAGCTCTTGGTTTTCAGAATGATAGTGACTCTGATGTTGAAGTTCTAGTTCTTTTACGCAGTAAATTCGTAACTTGTCAGAG AAATTTTGATGGTCTATCTGGCTCTAAAGTATTGGTCTTCACTGATGAGAAgctattgttaaaagaatttataaagaTTGTGTCTTCATCTGACCCAGATATTTTGATGGGTTGGGATATTCAAGGGAGTTCTCTTGGTTTTCTTGCAGAAAGAGCATCCCATCTTGGTTTGGGATtacttaacaatctttctcgcACTCCTTCTGAGTCTTTGATATCTTCTGATGATACGAAAACTTCTGAAAAAGATATGTTGGAGCTGGACATTGATGACACTCCTAGTCTAGATTGTTGTGTGCCAGAAAATTCAATAATCGAGGATGAATGGGGACGGACACATGCTAGTGGAGTTCATGTAGGAGGCAGAATTGTTCTTAATGTATGGCGATTGATCCGTGGAGAAGTTAAGTTGAACTTATATTCAGTTGAATCTGTAGCTGAATCTGTATTGAGGCGGAAAATTCCTTCGTTTCACCACAAAGTGCTGACGAAGTGGTTTTCAAGTGGTCCTGGACGAGCAAGATATCGGTGTATCAAATATGTGATTGAGAGAGTAAAGCTGAACCTTGAGATATTAAACCAACTTGATATG GTGAATCGAACATCAGAACTTGCTCGTGTCTTTGGCATAGAGTTTTTCTCTGTTCTCTCTCGAGGATCACAATACCGTGTTGAGTCCATGTTTCTGAGGTTGGCCCATACACAAAACTACCTTGCTATCTCACCTGGAAATCAACAG CCAAGCCCAACGAGATTTTATAGAAGTGCTGTCCAGACTCCAATGTATCATGCTCTCTCCTTGTGTGGTCTGGGGAAAGTAAAT GTTGCTTCTCAACCTGCTATGGAGTGCCTTCCTCTAGTAATGGAACCAGAATCTGGATTTTATTCAGATCCTGTTGTTGTGCTTGACTTCCAGTCTTTATATCCATCCATGATAATTGCATACAATCTTTGCTTCTGCACTTGTCTGGGTAAAGTTGTGGGATCAAAGGCTAATACACTTGGAGTTAGTCCCTTCTCACCAGAGCAACATGTTCTGCAGGAGTTAAAGGATCAAATCTTACTCACTCCAAATGGTGTTATGTTTGTACCTTCCAAG GTTCGAAGAGGCATACTGCCCCGCTTATTGGAAGAAATCTTGACTACTAGAATTATGGTAAAAcaagcaataaaaaaattggCTCCTGCAGAGAAAGTTCTTCAGCGG ATATTTAATGCGAGACAGCTTGCTTTGAAGCTCATAGCGAATGTAACATATGGTTACACTGCTGCTGGATTTAGTGGTCGCATGCCCTGTGCAGAACTTGCAGACAGTATTGTTCAGTGTGGTCGTAGTACACTGGAAAAGGCTATATCATTTGTAAATCAACATGAAAAGTGGAATGCTAGAGTTATTTATGGAGATACTGATAG TATGTTTGTCCTCCTTAGAGGACGCACTTTGAAAGAGTCTTTCCAAATTGGGAGTGAGATTGCCTCTGCCATCTCTGCTATGAATCCAAACCCTGTCTCCTTGAAGATGGAGAAAGTTTATCACCCATGTTTCCTTCTTACTAAGAAACGATATGTTGGCTACAGTTATGAAAGTCCTCATCAAATGGAACCTGTTTTTGATGCCAAAGGTATTGAGACAGTTCGCAGGGACACATGTGGTGCAGTTGCAAAGATAATGGAGAAGTCTTTGAGACTCTTTTTTCAGCAACAGGATTTATTGGAG GTGAAGACTTATTTGCAACGTCAGTGGAAGAGGATTCTTTCGGGAAAATTCTGCCTTAAAGATTTTATCTTTGCGAAGGAGGTCCGGTTGGGTACCTACAGTGCAAGAATGTCATCACTTCCTCCTGCTGCAATTGTGGCCACTAAGGCAATGACGGTTGACCGCAGGGCAGAACCACGTTATGCTGAGAGAATACCCTATGTTGTAATCCATGGAGAGCCTGGAGCCCGTTTGGTTGATATGGTTGTGGATCCCTTGGAAGTTTTGGCAATTGATTCCCCGTATAgaataaatgatttatattatattaataaacaaataataccAGCTTTACAACGGGTATTTGGGCTTGTTGCTGCTGACCTCAACCATTGGTTTTCAGAGATGCCTCGTCCCACAAGGGAAGCTTCTGCAAAGCATAAATTAACTTCAAATTCCCATCGAACCAGAATTGATTATTACTATCTTTCAAAACATTGTGTATTATGTGGTAGGTTGGCCCAGGCATCAGCCCATTTATGCAATCAATGTTCAGAAAATGAGGTAGCTGCTTCAACAGCACTAATTAGTAAGACTTCGAAGTTAGAGCAAGCGATGCAACATCTTGTTGCT ATATGTCACCATTGTGGAGGCGGGGACAGGCTTCTTGAAAGTGGTGTGAAATGCACGTCCATTTCATGTATGGTGTTTTTTGAGAGGCGGAAGGTTCAGAAAGAACTGCTAGCTGCCACCCATGTTGCTGCAGATAAAGACTTGTACCCGAGATGCAGAGTGGAATGGTTCTGA